From Piliocolobus tephrosceles isolate RC106 chromosome 16, ASM277652v3, whole genome shotgun sequence, the proteins below share one genomic window:
- the RSAD1 gene encoding radical S-adenosyl methionine domain-containing protein 1, mitochondrial isoform X1, whose product MALPRARARGWAAAARAAQRRRRVEGAGGSLSPEPAGRRAALYVHWPYCEKRCSYCNFNKYIPRGVEEAAMQKCLVTEAQTLLRLSGVQRVESVFFGGGTPSLASPHTVAAVLEAVAQTAHLPADSEVTLEANPTSTPGSRLAEFGAAGVNRLSIGLQSLDNTELRLLGRTHSARDALRTLAEARRLFPGRVSVDFMLGLPAQQVGPWLGQLQELLHHCDDHLSLYQLSLERGTALFAQVQQGTLPAPDSELAAEMYQRGRAVLREAGFRQYEVSNFARNGALSTHNWTYWQCGQYLGIGPGAHGRFMPQGAGSHTREARIQTLEPDNWMKEVMMFGHGTRKRVPLGRLELLEEVLALGLRTDVGITHQHWQQFEPQLTLCDVFGANKEVQELLEQGLLQLDHRGLRCSWEGLAVLDSLLLTLLPQLQEAWQQRTPSPVPGG is encoded by the exons ATGGCGCTCCCCAGAGCCCGGGCCCGCGGCTGGGCGGCAGCCGCCAGAGCGGCCCAGAGGCGCCGCCGCGTGGAGGGCGCAGGAGGGTCCCTGAGTCCTGAGCCTGCGGGCCGGCGCGCGGCGCTTTACGTACAC TGGCCTTACTGCGAGAAGCGCTGCAGTTACTGTAACTTCAACAAGTACATCCCTCGCGGCGTAGAGGAGGCTGCCATGCAGAAGTGTCTGGTGACCGAAGCGCAGACGCTGCTGAGGCTCAGCGGGGTGCAACG GGTGGAGTCTGTGTTCTTTGGTGGGGGGACTCCCAGTCTAGCCAGTCCCCACACGGTAGCTGCTGTCCTGGAGGCTGTGGCACAGACAGCCCACCTGCCTGCAGACTCGGAAGTCACGTTGGAGGCTAATCCCACTTCAACTCCAGGCTCCAGACTGGCAGAGTTTGGGGCAGCAGGGGTCAACAGGTTGTCCATAGGCCTCCAG TCCCTAGATAACACTGAGCTCCGGCTGCTGGGACGGACGCACTCGGCCCGCGATGCTCTGCGGACGCTGGCAGAGGCCCGGCGCCTCTTTCCCGGGCGAGTGTCTGTGGACTTCATGCTGGGGCTGCCGGCCCAGCAGGTGGGGCCGTGGCTTGGGCAGCTACAGGAACTGCTGCACCACTGTGACGACCACCTCTCCCTCTACCAGCTGTCCCTGGAACGGGGCACCGCACTCTTCGCCCAGGTGCAGCAGGGTACCCTTCCAGCCCCTGACTCGGAGCTTGCAGCCGAGATGTACCAGAGGGGCCGGGCTGTCCTTCGGGAGGCTGGCTTCCGCCAGTATGAGGTCTCCAACTTTGCCCGGAAT GGGGCGCTCAGTACCCACAATTGGACTTACTGGCAGTGTGGTCAGTACCTTGGCATTGGGCCTG GGGCCCATGGGCGATTTATGCCCCAGGGGGCTGGAAGCCACACCCGGGAGGCTCGCATCCAGACACTGGAGCCTGACAACTGGATGAAGGAGGTGATGATGTTCGGCCATGGCACCCGGAAGCGTGTCCCCCTGGGCAGGCTGGAGCT GCTGGAGGAAGTTTTGGCCCTGGGGCTACGCACCGATGTGGGGATCACTCACCAG CATTGGCAGCAGTTTGAGCCCCAGCTGACCCTGTGTGACGTGTTTGGAGCGAACAAGGAGGTGCAGGAGCTGCTGGAGCAGGGCCTACTGCAGCTGGATCACAG GGGTCTTCGGTGTTCCTGGGAGGGTCTGGCTGTGCTGGACTCTCTCTtgctgaccctcctgcctcagctccaaGAGGCCTGGCAGCAGAGAACCCCCTCCCCTGTGCCAGGAGGATGA
- the RSAD1 gene encoding radical S-adenosyl methionine domain-containing protein 1, mitochondrial isoform X2, translated as MALPRARARGWAAAARAAQRRRRVEGAGGSLSPEPAGRRAALYVHWPYCEKRCSYCNFNKYIPRGVEEAAMQKCLVTEAQTLLRLSGVQRVESVFFGGGTPSLASPHTVAAVLEAVAQTAHLPADSEVTLEANPTSTPGSRLAEFGAAGVNRLSIGLQSLDNTELRLLGRTHSARDALRTLAEARRLFPGRVSVDFMLGLPAQQVGPWLGQLQELLHHCDDHLSLYQLSLERGTALFAQVQQGTLPAPDSELAAEMYQRGRAVLREAGFRQYEVSNFARNGALSTHNWTYWQCGQYLGIGPGAHGRFMPQGAGSHTREARIQTLEPDNWMKEVMMFGHGTRKRVPLGRLELLEEVLALGLRTDVGITHQHWQQFEPQLTLCDVFGANKEVQELLEQGLLQLDHRCVGGCQAEGAEASQGALTTALHRPRRSEKD; from the exons ATGGCGCTCCCCAGAGCCCGGGCCCGCGGCTGGGCGGCAGCCGCCAGAGCGGCCCAGAGGCGCCGCCGCGTGGAGGGCGCAGGAGGGTCCCTGAGTCCTGAGCCTGCGGGCCGGCGCGCGGCGCTTTACGTACAC TGGCCTTACTGCGAGAAGCGCTGCAGTTACTGTAACTTCAACAAGTACATCCCTCGCGGCGTAGAGGAGGCTGCCATGCAGAAGTGTCTGGTGACCGAAGCGCAGACGCTGCTGAGGCTCAGCGGGGTGCAACG GGTGGAGTCTGTGTTCTTTGGTGGGGGGACTCCCAGTCTAGCCAGTCCCCACACGGTAGCTGCTGTCCTGGAGGCTGTGGCACAGACAGCCCACCTGCCTGCAGACTCGGAAGTCACGTTGGAGGCTAATCCCACTTCAACTCCAGGCTCCAGACTGGCAGAGTTTGGGGCAGCAGGGGTCAACAGGTTGTCCATAGGCCTCCAG TCCCTAGATAACACTGAGCTCCGGCTGCTGGGACGGACGCACTCGGCCCGCGATGCTCTGCGGACGCTGGCAGAGGCCCGGCGCCTCTTTCCCGGGCGAGTGTCTGTGGACTTCATGCTGGGGCTGCCGGCCCAGCAGGTGGGGCCGTGGCTTGGGCAGCTACAGGAACTGCTGCACCACTGTGACGACCACCTCTCCCTCTACCAGCTGTCCCTGGAACGGGGCACCGCACTCTTCGCCCAGGTGCAGCAGGGTACCCTTCCAGCCCCTGACTCGGAGCTTGCAGCCGAGATGTACCAGAGGGGCCGGGCTGTCCTTCGGGAGGCTGGCTTCCGCCAGTATGAGGTCTCCAACTTTGCCCGGAAT GGGGCGCTCAGTACCCACAATTGGACTTACTGGCAGTGTGGTCAGTACCTTGGCATTGGGCCTG GGGCCCATGGGCGATTTATGCCCCAGGGGGCTGGAAGCCACACCCGGGAGGCTCGCATCCAGACACTGGAGCCTGACAACTGGATGAAGGAGGTGATGATGTTCGGCCATGGCACCCGGAAGCGTGTCCCCCTGGGCAGGCTGGAGCT GCTGGAGGAAGTTTTGGCCCTGGGGCTACGCACCGATGTGGGGATCACTCACCAG CATTGGCAGCAGTTTGAGCCCCAGCTGACCCTGTGTGACGTGTTTGGAGCGAACAAGGAGGTGCAGGAGCTGCTGGAGCAGGGCCTACTGCAGCTGGATCACAGGTGTGTTGGGGGGTGCCAGGCAGAGGGGGCTGAGGCATCCCAGGGAGCCCTGACTACAGCTCTCCACAGACCCAGGAGAAGTGAGAAAGACTGA
- the ACSF2 gene encoding medium-chain acyl-CoA ligase ACSF2, mitochondrial, with the protein MRATAAYVGMLRLGRMCAGSPGVLGARAALSRSWQEARLQAVRFLSSREVDHMAPLPAGGLSYVQGCTKNHLISKTVGRCLEATAQRVPEREALVVVHENVRLTFAQLKEEVDKAASGLLSIGLCKGDRLGMWGPNSYAWVLIQLATAQAGIILVSVNPAYQHTELEYVLKKVGCKALVFPKQFKTQQYYNILKQICPEVENAQPGALKSQRLPDLTTVISVDAPLPGTLLLDDVVAAGSTKQHLEQLQHIQQFLSCHDPINIQFTSGTTGSPKGATLSHYNIVNNSSILGERLKLHKKTPEQLRMILPSPLYHCLGSVGGTMMCLMYGATLILASPIFNGKKALEAISRERGSFLYGTPTMFVDILNQPDFSSYDISTMRGGVIAGSPAPPELIRAIINKINMKDLVVAYGTTENSPVTFSNFPEDTVEQKAESVGRIMPHTEARIMNMEAGMLAKLNTPGELCIRGYCVMLGYWGEPQKTEEAVDQDKWYRTGDIATMNEQGFCKIVGRSKDMIIRGGENIYPAELEDFFHTHPKVQEVQVVGVKDNRMGEEICACIRLKDGEETTVEEIKAFCKGKISHFKIPRYIVFVTNYPLTVSGKIQKFKLREQMERHLNL; encoded by the exons TTCCAGAGAGGTGGATCACATGGCTCCCCTGCCCGCTGGAGGCCTCAGCTACGTTCAAGGGTGCACCAAAAACCATCTTATCAGCAAGACTGTGGGCCGGTGCCTGGAGGCCACAGCACAGAGGGTCCCAGAACGAGAGGCCTTGGTCGTCGTCCATGAAAACGTCAGGTTGACCTTCGCCCAACTCAAGGAGGAG GTGGACAAAGCTGCTTCTGGCCTCCTGAGCATTGGTCTCTGCAAGGGTGACCGGCTGGGCATGTGGGGACCTAACTCCTATGCATGGGTGCTCATACAGTTGGCCACTGCCCAGGCGGGCATCATTCTG GTATCTGTGAACCCAGCCTACCAGCATACAGAACTGGAGTATGTCCTCAAGAAG GTGGGCTGCAAGGCCCTTGTGTTCCCCAAGCAATTCAAGACCCAGCAATACTACAACATCCTGAAGCAGATCTGTCCAGAGGTGGAGAATGCCCAGCCAGGGGCCTTGAAAAGTCAGAG gctcCCAGATCTGACCACAGTCATCTCAGTGGATGCCCCTTTGCCGGGAACCCTGCTCCTGGATGACGTGGTGGCGGCTGGCAGCACAAAGCAGCATCTGGAACAGCTCCAGCACATCCAGCAGTTCCTGTCCTGCCATGACCCCATCAACATCCAGTTCACCTCG GGGACAACAGGCAGCCCCAAGGGGGCCACCCTCTCCCACTACAACATTGTCAACAACTCCAGCATATTAGGAGAGCGCCTGAAACTGCATAAGAAG ACACCAGAGCAGTTGCGGATGATCCTGCCCAGCCCCCTGTACCATTGCCTGGGTTCTGTGGGAGGCACAATGATGTGTCTGATGTACGGTGCCACCCTCATCCTGGCCTCTCCCATCTTCAATGGCAAAAAGGCACTGGAGGCCATCAGCAGAGAGAG AGGCTCCTTCCTGTATGGTACCCCCACGATGTTCGTGGACATTCTGAACCAGCCAGACTTCTCCAGTTATGACATCTCGACCATgcgtggag GTGTCATTGCTGGGTCCCCTGCACCTCCAGAGTTGATCCGAGCCATCATCAACAAGATAAATATGAAGGACCTGGTG GTTGCTTATGGAACCACAGAGAACAGTCCCGTCACATTCTCGAACTTCCCTGAGGACACTGTGGAGCAGAAGGCAGAAAGTGTGGGCAGAATTATGCCTCACACGGAG GCCCGGATCATGAACATGGAGGCGGGGATGCTGGCAAAGCTGAACACGCCGGGGGAGCTGTGCATCCGAGGGTACTGCGTCATGCTGGGCTACTGGGGCGAGCCTCAGAAGACGGAGGAAGCAGTGGATCAGGACAAGTGGTATCGGACAGG AGATATCGCCACAATGAACGAACAGGGCTTCTGCAAGATCGTGGGCCGCTCTAAGGATATGATTATCCGGGGTGGTGAGAACATCTACCCCGCAGAGCTCGAGGACTTCTTTCACACGCACCCGAAGGTGCAGGAAGTGCAG GTCGTGGGAGTGAAGGACAATCGGATGGGGGAAGAGATTTGTGCCTGCATTCGGCTGAAGGACGGGGAGGAGACCACGGTGGAGGAGATCAAAGCTTTCTGCAAAGGGAAG ATCTCTCACTTCAAGATTCCGAGGTACATCGTGTTCGTCACAAACTACCCCCTCACAGTTTCAGGAAAG atCCAGAAATTCAAACTTCGAGAGCAGATGGAACGACATCTAAATCTGTGA
- the CHAD gene encoding chondroadherin, which produces MASPVLLLSLGLLAGLLPALAACPQNCHCHGDLQHVICDKVGLQKIPKVSEKTKLLNLQRNNFPVLAANSFRAMPNLVSLHLQHCQIREVAAGAFRGLKQLIYLYLSHNDIRVLRAGAFDDLTELTYLYLDHNKVTELPRGLLSPLVNLFILQLNNNKIRELRAGAFQGAKDLRWLYLSENALSSLQPGALDDVENLAKFHVDRNQLSSYPSAALSKLRVVEELKLSHNPLKSIPDNAFQSFGRYLETLWLDNTNLEKFSDGAFLGVTTLKHAHLENNRLNQLPSNFPFDSLETLTLTNNPWKCTCQLRGLRRWLEAKASRPDATCASPAKFKGQHIRDTDAFRSCKFPTKRSKKAGRH; this is translated from the exons ATGGCCAGCCCAGTGCTCTTgctcagcctcggcctcctggctGGTCTGCTGCCGGCGCTGGCCGCCTGCCCCCAGAACTGCCACTGCCACGGCGACCTGCAGCACGTCATTTGCGACAAGGTGGGGCTGCAGAAGATCCCCAAGGTATCAGAGAAGACCAAGCTGCTCAACCTACAGCGCAACAACTTCCCGGTGCTGGCTGCCAACTCGTTTCGGGCCATGCCGAACCTCGTGTCACTGCACCTGCAGCACTGCCAGATTCGCGAGGTGGCCGCGGGTGCCTTCCGCGGCCTCAAGCAGCTTATCTACTTGTACCTGTCCCATAACGACATCCGCGTGCTGCGCGCAGGTGCCTTCGACGACCTGACCGAGCTGACCTACCTCTACCTGGACCACAACAAGGTCACCGAGCTGCCCCGGGGGTTGCTCTCCCCGCTGGTCAACCTCTTCATCTTGcagctcaacaacaacaaaatccgtGAGCTGCGCGCAGGCGCCTTCCAGGGAGCCAAGGACCTGCGCTGGCTCTACCTGTCGGAAAACGCGCTGAGCTCCCTGCAGCCGGGGGCCCTGGACGACGTGGAGAACCTCGCCAAATTCCACGTGGACAGGAACCAGCTGTCCAGCTACCCCTCGGCTGCCCTGAGCAAGCTACGGGTGGTGGAGGAGCTGAAGCTGTCCCACAACCCCCTGAAAAGCATTCCGGACAATGCCTTCCAGTCCTTTGGCAGATACCTGGAGACCCTCTGGCTGGACAACACCAACCTGGAGAAG TTCTCAGATGGTGCCTTCCTGGGTGTAACCACGCTGAAACACGCCCATTTGGAGAACAACCGCCTGAACCAGCTGCCCTCCAACTTCCCTTTCGACAGCCTGGAGACCCTCACCCTTACCAACAACCCCTGGAAGTGTACCTGCCAGCTCCGGGGTCTTCGGCG GTGGCTGGAAGCCAAGGCCTCCCGCCCAGATGCCACCTGTGCCTCACCTGCCAAGTTCAAGGGCCAACACATCCGTGACACGGACGCCTTCCGCAGCTGCAAGTTCCCTACCAAGAGGTCCAAGAAAGCTGGCCGCCATTAA